tgtgcatgcctattcATGCGCTCTACATGAATTGACAATACGAAGTCTGCAcatgatttgattatttttttttggtagacCTGGTTAGTCTTCATGTTTAGTTCCAAATAAGTGTCcaaattttcttctttctatATTTTAGGCTTGATATTGATATATGCCATTTGCAGTGATACACGCAGTAGAATtcaagaaaaatgaaattattcaAATCAATGTCACAGTGATGCATAGAAAACTTCCAGAAAAATGAAACCATCGAAATCCATGTCTCCATTTTCCTCTGCACCAAAGAATCATGATTTTCCATCCCTCTCTCTCATATAAAGGATAGTGAATGAAGGGAAAATAATGGAGTTTAATCAAATGGCCAAACTGACCCATGCTACTTCTGATCCTCTCTCTCAATTTGTTCTTCCTCTCACAAAATGGTGTACTAAGTTGCAACAAACAAGAACCAGATTCCTTACTAACATTCATCTCTTCCCACTCCCCTCCCTTCAACCCCAGCCTCAACTGGTCTCCCTCTACCAATTGCTGCCATTGGCAAGGCATAGCCTGCACATCCCACAACGGCGCCCCTCATGTGCCGGAAAAAAATCTCTCTGCCACTTCCCTCACTCTACCAAACCTTCCTTTCCTAGCCCACATAAACCTCTCCCACAACCATCTCTCCGGCCTCCTCCCCCGCTCTCCCTCCTCACTCTCGACTTGAGCTTCAACTCCCTCTTCGGCCCACTCATCCGCACTCTCCCCATCACCATCCACTCTCTACTCTAGACCTCCCAAGCAACCGCTTCCATGGCTCCTTTGATCCCTCCTTTCTTCTCCCTCAACCATCCAATTTACTCATCTTCAACATCAGCAACAATAGTTTCACCTCCTCCAATCCTTCATCTATTTGCAACATCTCCCCACTCATCAAAATCTTGGATTTCTCCATGAATACATTCATTGGTCCTATATCTCCTTCCCTCGCCCAATGCTCAAGCCTTCAAGTCTTCAGAGCTGGCTCCAACGACCTTTACACCTTGACAAAGTTGCAAGAAATCTCCCTACATAACAACCAACTTTCCGGGGCAATCAACAAGGCCATTGTGAACCTTTCAAACCTCATTATCTTAGAGCTCCATGCCAATCAACTAAGCGGTGAGATACCTCAAAATATAGGGCTGCTTTCCAAATTAGAGCAACTGCAACTGCAACTCCACTCCAACAACCTCAACGGCACCTTTCCACCCTCTCTAACAAAATGCACCAACCTCACCACTCTCTTCCTTCGCAACAACTTCTTCAACGGGGAAATCTCCACTCTCAATTTCCCCAAACTCCAACATTTACAAGCCCTTGATCTCAGCAACAACACCTTCTCTGGTAACATCCCGAATACCCTCTGCTTAAGCAAGTCCCTGAGGGCAATCCGGCTCTCCTACAACCAGCTCATCAGCGAAGTCCCTCCTTGTATGGCCTCTCTCAATTCTCTCACACAAATCTCCCTTTCCTACAACCACCTGTCCAACGTTGTGGGAGCCCTGAACACACTCAAACACTGCCAGAATCTGGGAGTCCTCTTCCTCACCAGATGCTTCTACGACGAGAGAATACCCAACATCGACAGCGACAACCTGCACACCTTCAAGAATCTACAGATTCTGACGCTAGCAGGTTGCAAACTCAAAGGCCAAATCCCAACTTGGATTTCCAAACTGAAAAAACTCAAAGTTCTGAACCTCTCTTTCAACAAACTCTCAGGCCCAATTCCAGCGTGGGTAGGATCAATGCCAAGCTTATACGTCCTCAACTTAACGCAAAACTCACTCACGGGAGAGATCCCACGTGAGATAACGCAGCGTGGCAGATAATGATCTGGAAGGGGGGTCAGTTCGAGACGTTTGGAATTGGCGCATTTGAAGGGAACACTAAACTGTGCGGCGAGGTGATACACAGGAGCTGCGGCGCGGTTGTGATAAACAGGCCTAAGCCCGAGGAAGAAATTGATGGCGGGAGTAAGAGTCTTTGGTATTATATGCAATTCCCTCTTGGATTGGGATACTTTGTTGGACTAGTTGGAGGAACTGTTGGCAATAGATTATGAATTACTACAATCTACAAAATCACTTTCTCTTGttctatttcattttcatccatGTACATGCATGCACATTACTCACCACAATACCACTTTCTTTCTTGTTTGTGTGGAAATATAACAGACAGCAATAATAAACAATTGCTTATCTGGACTATAATTGTGGAAAAATTACGATACTCTCTCGAAACCTTTCACTTTCTCCACTTAGGATAAGAAAAACTTTTGAAATTCTCCAATATCAAAATCTATAAAAAGATGATTAATATTGAGCCAAAAAAAGATAGGTATAATTGTGGAAATGAGAACACACTTTTTGCATTATTGTGGCGTCTTAAGTGCAAGAATTAGTATGAAGTaaacatgcccaccggttccggttccggttccggcggttaaccgccgaaccggaaccgccggttccggttccgaaccggaaccgtggcctttttcccgaaccggaaccgtcggaattcgggttgcggtccggttccggttcaagatatttcgaaccggaaccgtgaccgaaccggcggttccggacggttcggaaccagCGGTTAaccggccgaaccgccggttcgggctcTAATTTCGAGGCATTTTGATGGGGGAaccggcggcagcttttcagctgaaaaaccggccggttccggcggttaaccggccgttaaccgtgaaaaccggcggttaaccgccggttcagggctTCCGGATGCGGCGCGAGAAACGAGGCGACAtgacgcagcttttgcagacggtttcgttgactgaaccggcggttccggcccgggaaccggcggttccggcggttttccgccaaaaaccgccggtttttgcgaaaattgatttttttttttttttcaaatttcaaattcgaaattcttccattttccccccatttttatctataaataccccctctatcctcatttacattcaccccactcttgtgttaataagagtttctctcttcaatctcccaattctctctctttgtctccaatttctcatttgtgctattgtgcttccatttaattacgcaagtgctactcttattacgcattgttatacacttatacttgttcccgtagttctatctataagttgtcttcctttctcaattgctaaaacaaaaaatatattattccatatttctacatttctacttctacatagcaatatgtcttcatccctagaaggtcgtgttgataagggaaagggaaaggccaagaggccatctcggagatccgttattgatgaaatttctcaaatgaacatggatgagtggcaggttaatatttattatctactaatttaattaattttgaattacattacattattgttcataattttattttgtatttacaatacaaatattattttgtaggctcgagaagagcaagatgtggcacatgctattgctctctctcgctctcaataccaaggcgatgcttatgttggtaccggtagtggtgctcccggtcgcggtgcctattcccaacaaagtccaacccctgtgaatgttgatgaagacgatgatgatgatgacgacgaggaggagggggaggaggtagaagaggttcaagaaatgccacccccaccaccaccaaggagtcggcgtggtcgtggacaacctcgtcctcctcaacctcctagaccagctgacaggtctttaacctccaacatcatggtgaaacacttcaagaaggtacaagatagtaacgatcctaacacttataatgtgtattgcaactattgcgaaaacgtatacacattccgaaggggtggaggatacggtacatttacccgtcacatggagaaagcgtatccggtcgagtttggtatcgctccaacccaaactcaactcaactttcaacatggagtcgggaccgggagtgggacggattcatcccaaacatcaggtacgtgtagcaatactcttttgaaatatgatcacaaaaatgctcttaatgtgatgtctagatttgccgttatgaaacattttccattcaatgcttttgataacgatgcttttgagtcgagtatgcggcaagtttataatgccgctgcaagaaaattgagtcgaacttcaatgactcggccgttgttcgacaatgcatggaaaagaaggcgcaattaggtacgtttattattaacttagggcataaagtttctatttgttctgatgtgtggactgattgtttttgtaaaaattcgtatatgggcatcactgtgcatttcgttgatcacagttggactttaaacaaacgtttgattgcatttcgggaatttcccacaccacacactgcacaagcaattgctcaattgatcattcaagttttgaatgaatttcaattgatcaataaaattttttctattggttttgacaatgctagcgctaacactgctagcatagatgaactaatcagtgcatgttctcctgttattgatggtaaatattttcatgtgcgatgtattgcccatattttgaatttgtgtgttcaagatgcgatcgatttgtggcaaaagtatgttgatcctattagaactgatGTGAAGTTGATTcgtaacaaagctcctattggtagagcttggaagagatattgtcatggtaagcaatgcaggtacaccaactttcgtttggatgtttcaactcgttggaactcgacatatgatatgttggagtcgactttgaaccacattgagtatttatgtgatttttttagaagttgtcctcatgttccttctgatttgattttgatacccgcttgttgggaccacagcatggatttatttcgattattccgcgctttcaaaaatgccactgttgagttatccggagtttattatcctacttctgtgcgcgttttggagcattgcatgtatgtggcaattggttttaaaacttgtgtgaaaaatactcaattcattgagttgaaggctattttgttttacatggttgaaaaatggttaaaatatttttcacgtattccaaatgtgtttttgattgcaaaatgcttggatccaaagtggaagttgcatggtgtttataaaattttagacatgtactatggttgtttgcacgctttggatttttctcaactccgcgaaatgggcttgacaagaggagaatgcttcgaactaagtattccggatgttgatgaaatcaaactaaggttagatagtgcacttcgttctctctacgcggaatatgaaatgcggtataacaccgctcaccaggtacgtgctcctcctagtccgtctacatttgattttggtggaggggattttacCAATATCATGATTgatcccgacgtagtatcacaattgcaagatctatacggtactacaaccaataggactagagcgactagtgaattagatatatatttggaatcgcgctctatttttcaagatgctggtcctcctactcaacaaattgacgtccttaattggtggggaacacatgacaaagagtttccgatactctccatcatggctaaggatatattcgccgttcccgcttccaccgtcgccgttgaacaagcttttagtgtcggcggttgtgtcctagacgacagaaggagcaatctctccgccaagaacatggaagccactatgttacttgacgattgggcaaaggcggacatgagagcacaagagccggatttcgacttccgtgtagagagtgatggtgaagaattttcttccgatggcgatgacgaggtcagaagcgagagcactcaacattagcaatgagtcgacggggggcggtgaacggcgagcacagccgaccaaaaaggtaagcaaggtaagagaactacgtgggctttgattcctcaataaaattgtggatacgtaggcacctcaacttaaatttgaaaagtttaacttcgaaagtttaagttgagctcaagcccttttcaattttttttcccccccatttcatgtttttttatttgtaattataatgtatcattaaaatatattccccatttgatatgtatcttattggtgaaaaagtggatatctttggggcaaatggtactggaacacaaatttatatatgatcttgaagtatcatccagattccatatataaatttgtgttccagtaccatctgcctcaaagatacccactttttcaccaataagatatttatcaaatggggaatatattttaatgatcttcaagtacaatttaccttaggatcaaccattttttcttgcaaaatgttgcccattttctaagcaaacacgtatcagcacgccatatacacattgttgcatttctaataggggcaatttgatcttccaaagcaatcaatgcatctcgaacacacatagtcagaacattattcaagcatctatcatggaaaaaatcagaacaaactatctattagtgctaattttttccatgcttgaataatattctgactatgtgtgttcgagatgcattgattgctttggaagatcaaattgcccctattagaaatgcagcaatgtgtatatggcgtgctgatatgtgtttgcttagaaaatgggcaacattttgcaagaaaaaatggttgatcctaaggtaagagaactacgtgggctttgattcctcaataaaattgtggatacgtaggcaactcaacttaaatttgaaaagtttaactttgaaagtttaagttgatcccaagcccttttcaatttttcctttttcccccccatttcatgttttttttatttaccttccgagtcccacgaggcgacgacacttgtaaattatattatattgttgtatgttgttgtattgtatacttatgtattgtaaattgtaatgtatcgttgtccgttacaactcaaaatcaataaaatttatttcattttctccttattcgtcttatttgtgcttgaattatgcattgtcttgttccgatttattgtataaagccaaatttcaaatttttaaaaaaaaaaaaaaaaaaattgaaccggcggttccgccggttcgaaaaccggaaccgccaaaaccgccggaaaaccgccggttccgaaccggaaccggaaccgccggttttcgaaccggaaccgaaaccgtgaaatagcctcacggttcggttccggttccgaagacgaccgaaccggaaccggcggttccggttcggaaccgccggttcgtgaaccgtgggcatgtTTAGTATGAAGTGGATTGCGAATTTGTAGCGGTACAAATTTAATGGGTTATGGCCTATGGGTGCTAATTATAAAAGTAACAATGAATGTCATGAATATTATCTACCGTTATTTTGTTTAGTGGACAATTACTCATGCAATAAATGAAGAGCCTCTATGTTACATTTTTAATACTTATAATTTATATTGCCTTCGTTCCACTTCATTTCATAGActtttttgtagttattttgtaaaagtaatactactacaaaatagttaaatgaaaataaaataaagtaaaaaagaaaataatataaagacattttaactatttttcttttaactaaaaaaagtaGTATAGGACTGAATATTATGTAACTCTCaattatatttatgttattatattcaaaacttgcatttttgtatatatatagatttaatGAATATCAGAGCAAAATAAACATATTTGcgatttaataaaataatcatatactactaataaaataaatatcaataaataaaaaataccttaaacttaaaataaactaaactgtaaaatttaaataaataacaaaataatactattttcttaagtactccctccatccacaaaaaatagacaagttttgtcattttggtcagTCCACAAAACATATACTATGttcaaaaaggaaagttttcaactaATACTAACCatacacatcattctaaataTAGACCTCACTAAAACTCATTTCACTACTTTTCCCCTcccactctcttacttttcttatctccctcttactttaccaattgcaaAAACATACCAATATGTAATATGTTTAATGATGGGAAGGAATGGAATGGTAGAATTGAATGATATTCCTATTTTCATTTCATATATTTGCATGGGAATCATCATTCTATTTTTTATGGGAATATTCATTCACTAAAAAAAAATCGTTATTTAGTGGCGGAAATATGCGCCACTAAATCTCATATTTCCGCCAGTAAATGGATTAGTGGCAGAACAGAAATGCCACAATATATTTGCCATTAAAATACCAGTGGCAGAAATATTTCTGCCACTGCAGATTACTGGCAGAATACCCACGGAATGTGTTTCGTCAGAGAAATTCCACCACTAAAATCTGAAAATAGTGGCGGATTTGGGGCGCCGTTAATAGTGGCGGAATAGTATCCGCCAGTGAAATTTCCGCCACTGTTCCGCCAGTAATGTATGATGCTATTTAGTGGCAGATTAAATCCACCACtatattttttacaaattttaattttatttattttaatattaccAACCctgttagtattattttttcaacaAATCAATGCATTTTTCGGTACACGAATACTCGTTAATTAATCATAACACCAAAGTTCAATAATATTGAGCATTAGTATAAATTCTAAAACTTGGTtaataacaaaataacaatttaGTATTAGATTTATCATCTACACATACTTGTTCCTTCCTAGTATCATGAACTCTACTCTTTCCTTTTCAAATCTTTGAGCAAACTTATATGCACTATTAGTCCCCGTTGTATGCACAAAGCCCACCGGGAACCTAGAATCTGCACGCCAAACATGAAAGATAATCTGGTAATTAATAGATCGCTAAGCTCTTACATTACAAGAGCAACGAAAAATCATATTGCAACTTTTTAACATATCAAAGTATCACTCTATAAGATGATGATCTAAGGCTTCACCAAATTAAACTGCCCTAAGATGCATAATGTAAAcaataaactaaaaacaaaattcCAAACGTTAAAAGATCTTAAGCCAAATTGCAAACAGTTCAATTATTTGTACTAATAAACAGTTCCGCATCAATTAAAGACATAACATATCAACTCCATCAATGAAAGAAaactaaatagtactccctccgtcccgggctactcgcccctttccttttcggcacggagattaaggaatgagtgtataggaaagtcaaaaatgacggctgaaaatttttactaaaaatgggaagagtgcaagtaacttgggacgcccaaaaaggaaataagtgctagtagcttgggacggagggagtactaataaaCAGATCCCCATAGCTTTGAATGCCAATTAAAACTAATTGCACACAGctataaactaatatatatatatatatatatatataggaggtTGATCAAAACAAGTATGAGTTTATATAAAGAAATACAGGCCAAATTTCAGCCATAGGATATGGCGAGATCATCTTGATTTTAAAACATCTGATGGCTCAAATAtgtcattaaatatttttattttattcaataaaaatccATTAaggttaattaagtaattaGCTCTATCACGTTGGTTATGGCATCTCCTATAATCTTGCCATTTCTCTTTCCAATATCAGAGTTTAGGCGTGAATTATGAGATAAATTTCTTAAACTGCATCTTCTACCTatattcatcttcttcagccaCTGTAACATCAAACTTCAATTATAATTGTTTCAGATTATTGTTTTACATTCTTAAATATATATCATCTTCGTTGGAAGATCATAACTCCAATCGAGTTACAGATTTTTCTGttcaattttatattctatATCATCATCGTTGGCAaatctaaaaatccaaaatggaatccGACATACATTCTACTTCGCACGTAGATAATCACTCATATTCCGATGACGTTGTTGGCAATACAAGTTATggtcatattttttattttcagttgtTTGTTCTGCTCTGATTCACATATTTGTATCTGTTTATGTCATCGTATTCGTTTATATGAATCTTTtgtaattatattatttgatcgATTTATCCTCTATGATTCAATTTCTGTATAGTATGACACATTTTAGTTGAAGATAGTTGTATGAGTTGTATGCCGCGATTTCATCCTATTATGACATATTATCATTCTACATCCAGTAGATGGAAGCTTGTTTTTAATCTTCATCGTTAGTTTATCATGACCCATATATCCATCTATTATGACCCAAGTGATTAAATTAagtttttggtgtataaaacaCTAGTTTTATTTGATGACTCTAATGTTGCCTAAATATGACCCAATATACCCACATAACGATATGACATATAAAATCATTTATTATGACCCAAAAGTATATTTAATGttattaagaattttttttgcAGGATTCAATCGTTATAGCttttttgtatgttaaaaactTGCATAGACTCGtgtagggagatgatcaaaataaaaatgcatttaaatccagaaatgcagcccaaatcttggccctacgattagatgatctaatggtcaataattaaccaaaaacacggaaggtcataattaagcaattttaggtcatatatataatatttgggtttaatgtcatgctaagatcattttaggtcatgttctgttagcatgacctaaaaattaactaactatgacctaacaATGcactacgtatgatattgttctacGTCTCTGTATTTAAATGTagttgcatagatcaaaacccgaCTCGTGTATTggtttttaaatatgatcaacgCACGGGAATATTATTCGTtcgtactactactattttttttgcATCCAAACATATATATCTAATAGAACGAGTCATTTTGGTTTTTATAGTTTTATGCCATGACTCATGTGATGGTATATTATGACACAGATTTACCTAACAATTCTATGAATCACATTCAATATATATTACAAGATACAACATggtcatttttgttttttgtagTTTTACGCAATTTCTCATGTGTCCGTATATTATGCCACAGATTTACATAACAATTATATGACACACATTCAATATACATTACAAGAAATAATTGTAAAGAATTTAAAGGTCATTTTAAGGGAATTTTTTATCAGCTTATAGATGAAACAATGTGTTGTACCAATGACATCCACATGCTGAATAAAACATGATTCAAAAACAAGAGAAATACTATCTTTGATGAAATGAACAAAATGATCCACTAATCTAAGTTACGACATAATCATTTGGCGAGATCCATAGTCAGCAACCAGTAATACATAACTCGTTCATCTGGAGTAAGCTTGCATGACACTGTAACTGCTCTCTCAAGAAATGGTGAACGCAATGCATTAGAACATCTCAAGTCTGCCTTAGGGCGAATGTTCATCTTCAATTTTTGCTGGTTGTCATGTAGCTACAATTAGACGGTATAGATCAGTTATATGTGatgtataaatttaatatatgttCAGTTTAGGCAGTACACGCCTTACTACGTACAACTAAATAGATAATTACAACAAATCTTACTTGTTCGTTTGTATAGACGACCAATTCTTTGCCCAGTTTTGGTTCTGACTTTTTAGCGAAAGGTGTGACAAAATCCTCATCAGCATCATCACATTCCATGTACGCTTCCACTGCAGACTGTACAATGGCTTCCACATCGAGTTCATTATCCTACATATTTATTACCAGAAAGGTACATAAGACGTCATACAAAACTGTACTATTTCATTGATAATGTAATTAAGGATAGACACATACATTAGTTTCATCCTTGCTTATAAGCTTATTATCTAAAATTGGTATTGATTTCGTTCCCGAAGCTTCCAAATAAAATTCATCAGCAGCATCATCTCCACCGCCTTCCATGTAGTCGGCCATGGCTGATTTTACAATATCTTCCACATTGATACATCCTTCCTATTTATAATACATTGCACATTTAATAAGTGTAATAATATTTGGCTGACGTTGTTCTGCTTTTTTTTGGTTCATAATGGATGCATACAAGAATATATTTCAAAGCTGGAAGTACCTTTTCTAAACCCGTCAGATGTGATGCATTGCTACTACTGTTAAATGATGTACCAATTATTGGGTTGTTGACCTAGTACTCACTCTGGAACAATCATATATGTTAAGTGTTATATATCACCTCAACAAACATGGTAGTACACATAGTTTTCGAATGACATTTTAACATTAACATTTACCTTTGATGCACACAAAAGAGCTGCTCCAGAACTAACACTTATAACAGTTTTTTCAGTGTCCGAGATTTGGATCCTTCCTATAGCTGTGAAGCTACTAATCTCCGAAACAGACTAAAATAAATGGTAGTATTAATGAATGTTTACGTATGTCATagatatacaaaaaaaattgcatagTATGATAATATCAAGACTTTAACCCTATTTATTGCGATCTATatcaataaaagtaaaaaattattaCACAACAATTACCTTGTTTACTCCGGCCTGTCTGTACTCCATTTATGTTAGTTCTTTTTCCTTGTTTCAAACCGATTCTTCTTGCGAGATCACCCTGCAATTCAGTTTGGTTGTCAAACAAAATACTTTGGATAATGGTatcaaaaatcaaactaaaaGAGCAATTATATgctaaatatataataaaagttTTGAAATAGGTTCCAAATAGTAGTACGCTCGGAGAATACACTAACAAGTACAACAAACATTAAATATGTGTTTTCGGTCATACTAATCGATTTTTAAGTCATAAAAACATATGGTTAAATTAGGTCATAACAAGCTGGAACTTGGTTATATGTCCAACGCGTTCACTGACaatgacaaaaaaattaaatggagAATTTTGGGTCATAATAAACGGATTATAGAGTCATAATACATACGTTTAAATTGGGTAATAATAAGCAGGCTCTAGGTCATACGCATGGAGAATATGCGTTTGGGTCATATTAAACACATATTTGCTCATGGAAATAAAAAGGTTAAACATCGTGCTAAATGAGTATGACCCTGGGTTCCACATTCTCACTGCATCATTACGCATTTCAAAAGTCTTGTCCACAACAAGTATGGCCATGGGTTCCACATTGTCACTGGATCATTACAAATTTCAAAAGTCTCGTCCACAACAGTATTCAAATATTTAGTACAGGCAACTTGGTTCACCAGCAAAAATTACATTGGTTTCGAGTTAGTCTTCAACTTTCGTTCTTTATTACATTACATTTGTAAAACTAGGAATTAAACATTTAAAGTGTAACACCAGTGGCTGAGTcatttttggatttaattacATAATGTGCAATGTGCAATGTAAGCATAAGAAAGAGGTTAATATTGAGTCATAAGTGTCATAACAAAACTATTGTGTAATAGACAAATCATCACAATCATAGAAagttattactatttttttcatgTACATACCTTTTCCAGAATTGGATACTTGTTTATCCGTCTCTTTCCCTTTAGACGCTTGAATGATTTTTGTATGAGTTCCCGTATCTGAAAGCATATTACAACTACGTGATACTTTTACAGAAACAtattacaaacattaaacaaaaatgaaatttatttaAACTCCAGCCTGTCACCAAAAATCAAACTTTATTTCCCACAAACAATGGGTAGTACCTAACCAACACAGTGAGGAATATATGACAATTTACAACTTAAgcatataaatattcatttattcCATAACTTTTTTCAGCATACTTATTCATCAGTAATTAAAGAGCAGAGCTACAATAAGGGTTAGAAGGTATAAATTTAACCTTGATTTATGTCATGGATATCAGGAATGGCTTCAGTTGAGGGTTCTGTTGAATTT
This genomic interval from Salvia splendens isolate huo1 chromosome 13, SspV2, whole genome shotgun sequence contains the following:
- the LOC121763025 gene encoding receptor-like protein 3, whose product is MNTFIGPISPSLAQCSSLQVFRAGSNDLYTLTKLQEISLHNNQLSGAINKAIVNLSNLIILELHANQLSGEIPQNIGLLSKLEQLQLQLHSNNLNGTFPPSLTKCTNLTTLFLRNNFFNGEISTLNFPKLQHLQALDLSNNTFSGNIPNTLCLSKSLRAIRLSYNQLISEVPPCMASLNSLTQISLSYNHLSNVVGALNTLKHCQNLGVLFLTRCFYDERIPNIDSDNLHTFKNLQILTLAGCKLKGQIPTWISKLKKLKVLNLSFNKLSGPIPAWVGSMPSLYVLNLTQNSLTGEIPREITQRGR